A segment of the Bacteroidia bacterium genome:
AAAAATAATTCATGACGATGCGGATAGAATGTTAACTAGTAAAGAGCTGGAAAAAAGATTTAATATTTCAAATTTTACAGCAAGAGCAGATTTGAAAAGTCTCGTAGAATTTGGATTTTTGGAAATAATACACGTAAATAAAATCAAACAAAATTTTATAAAATCAAAAAACTTTGAAAGAATCCTTAAAAGATATAACAGATAGTCTTTAATTACAAAAGAAACAGCTCAGTCAGCTCATAACGTTCGTCAATTTTCAAATGAAAAAACAAGGCCGGCTTTTCCTGATTATAAGTTTATTTCAATTGAACAATCTATAAAAGACACGGATAAGCTGTTTTTGAGGGAGATGAGAAAATGACATTTAGGATGAGATCAAAAGAAATCACTTCTTATTCATTACTTCCGCTTGCATCTTACTCAAATCATCCAATACAAGTTGATATATTTCTGCAAATAACTCAGGGTGCTGTGCGTAATACTCAAAACTTTCATCGAATTGCTTTTTACTAATACCATGCTTTTTTAAAATATTTGTATTGGGAGGAGTGGCTGGTGAAAACTCTGTTTTCATAATGTTCGTATTCATAGCGGCTTCCATTAATTGAACATCCACCATCAATGCTGCCATTTTATTTTTGGATAAAACAGTATCCGGTATTTTTTCCACTTCTTTATTTGAACATGAGAAAAGGAAGATGCAAAAGG
Coding sequences within it:
- a CDS encoding HTH domain-containing protein; the encoded protein is MTYHIKTMEKSFEALKEYIGKKQREVIQAAKFLKIPGINERMAQILKIIHDDADRMLTSKELEKRFNISNFTARADLKSLVEFGFLEIIHVNKIKQNFIKSKNFERILKRYNR
- a CDS encoding DUF4296 domain-containing protein, translated to MEKIPDTVLSKNKMAALMVDVQLMEAAMNTNIMKTEFSPATPPNTNILKKHGISKKQFDESFEYYAQHPELFAEIYQLVLDDLSKMQAEVMNKK